The window ACAACAGGCAAATCCAAGCAGCATGCAACAGACTCCACAGGGGCAGCACTAAACCTCCCTGAGAGTACACAGAGGAAAACATTCATCATGCACAACCAAGGAGGTGTCATAATTATTGTGGCCAAAAGTGCCCTGAATGATCAGCTGTCAGAAAGTGTGCTCTGTTTTTGAGTGACCATATTAAAACAAGTGCACAGAGCTGGGGAAAGCTTTTGTCTGATTGGACAAAAGTATGCATCTTGAAAGCCTATCTACTTAATTATGGAACTGTTTGCTAAAGGACCTCCAGCATACTTATAATCAACAATTAATCCAGCTGATGACATCAAATTGACAAGAGGGGGAAAAGTTTAcaaaggttcctggttcaaaccTCTGCTGGGGTTTTCTTTTGAGAAGTTTGCATGCTTTCCATGTGTGGGTTTTTTCTTGGTGCTGGGGGTGTCCCTCCACAGTTCGAAGACTTGTAAGGTTGATTGGTCATTCTAGAGTGGGCGTAGATATGGGTGAGGTCATCCATGGTGTCCATGTTAACTTTGTGGAGCACTGGCGATAGGTTCAGGACAACCCTGAACAGGCTTACACGGATTTAGACACAGGATTGAAGGATTGATGGAACATTTTCCTATTTAGTTTACCATGACTGACACTTTCTGGATTTCAGTCTTAACTTTTTGCAACATTTGACAATCTAAATTTAGGTTAGTGGCTAGGTGGTCCAAAAGAAGAATGGGAAGTTTGGTAGCTACTGAATGTTCTCTGAGTTTACTCTGCCAATACTGACATGTTTCATTCTCAATTTTAGGCAGGGTCCTTTACAGTTCAAGCAGTTGATACCAATGCTAGAATAGCAACTTTTCCTGCACAGTGTTCTGCTACTAGGTTTTTCACCATCTGACAACATGTACTCTGGCATTTGCATTTGGCCAGCCAATAAAAGTGCCTTTTCTGTATGTTTACCATCAGAGGCTTCTAAAGCCTGAAAGCAGAGACAATAGGCGGAGCTGGAGCCTGGTTTACTCTCAGGTCACTTTTACGATGTGCTAAAAGCTTTTTATGGAATTTTCATCCGATGACGCCAAAAATAAATTGTGTGAAGGTTATTTGCAAGTGTGAAAAAGTGTTCGATCattagtgtttttgttttattctatcaTACAACCCCTATAAAAcagggtttttttgggggggggggggggttatcaAGAACTCCTACTCCTACcaaaactgtgtccctgttggACTGGAGCTTAATATGAGCCCCTGATTTCATACAAATCCTTTCATCCCTGTTAGTGGAGAATAAACAAACAATGGGACCTTTTTCACATCTGTATGTTGTTGATTGGATTTGATGTGATGCCAAAACTGCCAAGAAAGCAGGTTGTTcaatgaaatgttttctgaaGATGAATTTTTACTGTGTGTAGAATAACATAACAGCTTGTTAATGACATTATATTACAACGCTACAGAGCCAATATTAAATGACTGAACAAACCCACAATGATTACCAAGTCTGCAAGAGATAAAAAGCTTTAGTAACTGCTGAATTTCAAACTGTGGACTGTGTGGGAACCCCACAATTAGTCTGCATCAACTAATTAAATGCAATACCTGGATCAAGCTGCTGTGGTTTTAATCTGCTAGAGGTCTCTATTCAACTGCTGTCTGACATTTGAATTCTTAGTTATATTTGATGGTTAGTACTGCTCACATTTATCTGTTGGCTGGTTGGAAGTTGGGTTTGGTTGGGTTGGGTTGTTGATGCGATCACACTCTCCTCCCCTCACTGCTCGAAGAGATAAGAGCTGAGCAACTGCAAATGTGTCAGAAGCACACCCCAGTTCACCCACGGCTTCACAGAGTAACACTTACTGACAATGACTGATTCAAAGTCTTCGTAAGTACAAACGTACTCTCTGCTTTGAATATAATTTAACCATTTGAGTTTACAGCATTGAAAATAGATGAATTTGCAGGAACTTCTGTCCTTGAAATGTCTTTTAGTGAGAAAAATCtgagagatggggagagtgacAGGCTTAAAAAGAGCAAGAAGAAGCAAAAGGGAGAAGTTGCTTGGAAGCCAGAGGGACCCAAAGACCCATTTGCCAtggtctgtgtctctgtgtgagtgtgagagatATTCCATcttggcgtttttttttttttggtgtgtgtgtgtgtgtgtgtgtgtgtgtgtgtgtgtgtgtgtgtgtacattgcATATAAAACAAGTATGTTTGCAGTTTGAAATGAACAGGTATTCACTCTACTTTTGTGCTCAAGCTGACTCATGTTGCTGTGGGATAGTCAAAGAGTCTGTTTCCTGGGAAAATCATGGTAAGCTGTTCTTTCCCTTTCCTGTTCTGTGCCAGCTGGACTCTCTGCCTGAAAAGAAACAGCAGGAGATCCAGAGAGCCCTTCATCTTTTCTGCACGGGCCCAAACCTGCCTAAGAACCTGCAACAGGCCAAAAAACATACCTACCACTTCTGGGACACGCAACCTGTCCCCAAACTGGGTAAGAAGAAAGTCATCCTTCTGCAGTTATGCTAGATGATCTAAACTTggagtggagaaaaaaaaacgggCTCACATCAGTTGAGAAGACCATTTTGCTTTCAGGTCTGTTGCCTCTCATTTGTTGTAAGGTTTACACTAACAATCTGTTAGCTTCGATTAGCACAGAATAGAGTAACAAGATATAACAAGGAAATTGGTGATCTTTGGATTTGCTTGCAGGCAGGTTTTATTACCTTGGACAGATACGTGTTTCCCTCTTGCCAGTCTATATGCAAATTTAGTCAAAATTAAGAAGTTGCTGGCAAGTTATAGTTTCATATTAAATAAACGGATAGGATATTCTTGTTTAATTCTACTTCAGAAAATGTATATATCTATTTACTGAAACATAGGGAAGTATTTCTGGAATATTCCAAATAGATATTGtccatttttcatttgttgaaaATTTTCcattatagctttctgttttttatttacacATGACCATGCTTTATTGTATATTTACGCATGATAAGTAGAATGTATTATAATATGTTTGAATGTGTGTAGGTGAGACAATTACATGCAGGGCTACAGGGaagtttgtttgaagaaagagagagagaaaaagattgTCTGATGCTCTCAAACTCTCGGAACTGACTTATTTGTAACTGTTTGTAACTGTTTATTGTTGGCTTCTATTAGTTTTCTATTTGTATTTTGTAGTCCAGGTAGTACCGACAAATCATCTCTGTGGGGCGTTCAGTTGCTTGTGGCTTATCATTTTGTCAAGAGTAAAAGAGGTACATTTGCTCAACACCAATCTTTGAGCCATCAGCTACCATCTGACCAGAACTCAGCACCACACAGTAAGCCTTGGCCTTGATATCTGTTATCCATCACCTGGATATCCTCTGATTACAGTGGAGGTTCCAAAGGATTGGTTGCCGACCCCATACTAGCCAGCAGGTTTTCAGATTGGTGGCACAAAAAACATTGGGCTTACTCTTCAAAAGATTGATCTATGCAGCtgctgtttttcaaaatgatcaTTTCCACTAAAGCATTCGTATGGAAATACTTGCAAATTGTAatgatttttaaaagtaaaatatGATTTCTCCTTTCAGAAGACGTGCTTGAATTGTCAGTCGGTATTAATATTACAAAACATTTACAAAAGACTATAACAGACAAGAAGAGGGTGGTTGCTGATCAAATAGCTGACTGTTGTAAATCAAATCATAGAGAACCAGATAAAACCAGAACCAATTAACCAACTGTGACTGCGAAGATGGCTGATGTGATCATTCTCAGTCAAGGAGGGGGAACAGCAGCACAGAAGATAGTTTTTGCAGAGATCTAGCTGGACGTGCATGGTGAGAAAGTGGTACTTGGAGGTATTGACTGTCACTGCAGACCTCCTAGTTTGACAGTGTACAGGCCACAACCTTGACGTTATATGTTCCTCAGTCagtatattttctcttttgtgttgTCAGGTGACCTTATTACAACTCATGGTCCAATAGTAGAGGGTGAACACAGCATTCGAAACGAGCCCTACTCACTACCTCAGGGTTTCTCCTGGGATACTCTGGACCTGAGCAGCCCTCCTGTGGTAAGTTATTTGTTGTCAGTTATGGTACATATCGGCAGATAATGCATCATGcaatataattttttatttttatttaaagtaaCAAATTGCTTTCTTTTGTAATAAGTTCTGGCCTGATATCAGACAGAACTATCAGCCCATCAAACTCAGTGTTACACTCCAGTGTGACATTTCCTCAGATTGAATCGATTTCTTTGCAGGAGTGTTAGATTTTTCCCTCACAGGAGACAAACACATCTGCCTCGATTTCATGTCATTTTGCGTTTAAAAAGATGCATAGTCATGCAGACACACCTGTTTTACATGAGTTCTAGCAGACCAAAGCAAGAGCAGTTTGGCATGTCTTTCCATTTGGAGATCAGAAGCCAGTCCCCTGGAGTGTTAATAAAAAGCAAGCTCCTTAAAAACGTTTCCTGACCGCATCTTTACAACCTGCCAAACCAGCCAGTCAGCTCAATGGAGTGGGTGAATTCAAATGTTTGGGCCTGGCAAGTAAAGCTCAGGAGGAATACATATTATTCATTTCAGTGCTTTTTCTTTCAATTCAGCTCAGAGAGCTATGCAGTCTTCTTAATGAGAACTACATGGAAGAAGATGACAACACAATCAGATTTGACTTCTCTCAGGAGTATTTGCAATGGTAAGCCTCAAGCACACTGACTTGTACATTTTCTGTATTAAAAGATTTTCAAAGCTTTTATTCATCTCCCGAGCAAGACAGGCATGCACTTTGCTACAGTCCAATCCTGATTAATGTGCGCTGCTTACAGTTCTGCAGATTCAAGCTTTCAGCTTGCCAGTGTAATTGGAACCCATTTAGTTTAGCCTCTGTGTTAACCTGAATCAAAGCTCTGAACTTCATCAAAGGGCAGAATCTCAACTCACCAATCTGAGTCAACGCATCATTTCAGCAACAAGCAGGCTGTTCTAAGCTCTTTACTTAACTTTGCAGTTTGTTTGTACTCACTGATCTCCATAAATGGCATCGTCACCCTTAGGGACACTTGCATTAGAACATAACATTAACTTTGAAATGAAAAGTTACAATTTAGCTTTCCAAGAACTGGCCCTGGGCTTTGGCCCTGACAATAAGGAAAGATGCTGAATGTATTCAACAAGTTCACAATAGCTCTCTTTCTGGAAATGAGATTAATAAGAGTTTACTATTCAGAGTCATGCCGCAATGTCTTTGGTTTTCTCCTAAGGGCTTTGCAACCTCCGCCTTGGCTGTTTCAGTGGAACTGTGGTGTGAGAGTAGACTCCAATAAGAAGTTAGTTGGCTTCATTGCTGCCGTTCCTGTTGATGTTCGTATTTATGAGATGTGAGTATCTCATAATGCGTTGATGTGTGTTGTGTAAAATCTGACGATTTATATTAGAAATCAGGGCGTAAAAGTTAAGTTTTCCAGGGAATGACTCAAAGCTCGACACGCGTTGTGCAGGAAGAAGCAGGTGGCACAGGTCAAGTTCCTGTGTGTTCATAAAAAGCTGCGCCTCAAACGAATGACTCCAGTTCTGATCCGAGAACTCACCAGACGGGTCAACCAGCAGGGCCTCCACCAGGCTGTCTACACAGCTGGACCAGTACTACCTACACCACTAAGCTCATGCAGGTAGCTGCGACTTACACTCGATTAACACACAAAGCAATTATTTTCAGTTTGGGCATTATACAaaagtaaatgaaaacagaatatttagctttttttgtgtgtgtaaatgtcatCAAATAGCCTTACATTACAATACAGGCAATCAGTAAGCTTTATTTAGGTaccatgaaaacattttttggtCTTTTCCCTGTGATGCTACATCTACCTTTGTTGTTCCTTCCACATAAACAAACTAATCCCTTTAAGTCAGTGGCTTCGACCTCTGAATCCCCTTAAGCTGATGGAGGTCAACTACCCAGGTCTCATAAAGAACATGAGCCTTCAGAGAGCTCTGAAGTTCAACCGCTTGCCTGAGGTTAGTGTGTGCTCCCATCTAGAGGCAGAAAGCTATTACTGCTTCTCGAAAGTGACATGCAGGAAATATCTATTGATGTCTGTATTGAAATTTTGTGGCAAGACacaaaaagatttctgagggttttctttctttctgccctgattttattttattttctccaaGGGGACAAAGGTACTGGGTCTGCGCCCTATGACCAAAGAAGATGCTCCAGGGATCCACTCACTTCTCAAAAAATACCTCAGCAAGTTTCATCTCAGTCCCCTCTTGTCTCTACAGGAAGTAGAACACTGGTTGTTGCCAAGGGAGAATGTGATTTACACCTATGTGGCAGAGGTCTGACCTCACTGTAACTTTACTTTAAGTTTCTTCAAAAGGGGAAAAACCTCCCTTGCTGTGCTGTGGTGGTTAAAAATTGATTGATCTCCCCTCCTCACACTCAGGGTGACGATGGTTCATTGACAGATGTGGTTAGTTTCTATAGCGTCTCCTCCAGTGTGCTGAATCACCCTGTCCATACTGGTCTCAGAGCAGCTCATCTCCTTTATATTGCCTCGACTGCCACAGAGCTCACCAAGCTCATGGAGGACACGTTGGTCCTGGCTAAATCTGTGAGTGTGTCTTATTATGATTCAACAAATGCACAAGATTTTTGTGAGAATAGACCAAGttaaatgcatttgttcataATTCTCAAACATGATCCGAGATGTTAATGGTATCTGAGACAAACTAGCAATTGGTATTTCAATTAATGTTGTCTGTGATGTATCTAAATATATTTCTAATCATCAAGAACTTCAAAGACTCCTATAAAATCACACGAAATCTGGCAATTAATTATGGAAGACGCTTCCTCCACACACCATGTATCATTAATTGAATGATAACAAATTATTAtcaggatttttttcttcttctaagcTTTGCAGGTTGGATTTTGTGCATCTGCTGTCAGCTGAAATGTTATATTCTTTCACTAACAGCACGGCTTTGACATCTTCTCTGCTCTCAACGTGATGGATAACATGAGTTTTCTGGAGAAACTCAAGTTCACTATCAGTGACAAGAGTGTTCATTACTACTTGTACAACTGGATGTGCCCCCCAATGAGCCCAGACAAGGTATTCAGAGGAGTAATATCTCCACCTGTCAAGAAACTTTGCAGTCTGTCTGTACACTCAAAGGCCTTCCACTCTATGTCTCTCTGCTGACAGTGTTTGGAGCTTGATAAGAATTTCTCTGTCAAATCTTAATTCATGTTGCTGAACGCTTTAAGTTTTAAATGGATTTCATAGTGGTGACAGCTTTCAGTTTTTAGGAATATTAATACAGTGGATGTATG of the Odontesthes bonariensis isolate fOdoBon6 chromosome 23, fOdoBon6.hap1, whole genome shotgun sequence genome contains:
- the LOC142373833 gene encoding glycylpeptide N-tetradecanoyltransferase 2-like isoform X1 — translated: MTDSKSSEKNLRDGESDRLKKSKKKQKGEVAWKPEGPKDPFAMLDSLPEKKQQEIQRALHLFCTGPNLPKNLQQAKKHTYHFWDTQPVPKLGDLITTHGPIVEGEHSIRNEPYSLPQGFSWDTLDLSSPPVLRELCSLLNENYMEEDDNTIRFDFSQEYLQWALQPPPWLFQWNCGVRVDSNKKLVGFIAAVPVDVRIYEMKKQVAQVKFLCVHKKLRLKRMTPVLIRELTRRVNQQGLHQAVYTAGPVLPTPLSSCSQWLRPLNPLKLMEVNYPGLIKNMSLQRALKFNRLPEGTKVLGLRPMTKEDAPGIHSLLKKYLSKFHLSPLLSLQEVEHWLLPRENVIYTYVAEGDDGSLTDVVSFYSVSSSVLNHPVHTGLRAAHLLYIASTATELTKLMEDTLVLAKSHGFDIFSALNVMDNMSFLEKLKFTISDKSVHYYLYNWMCPPMSPDKIGLVLPN
- the LOC142373833 gene encoding glycylpeptide N-tetradecanoyltransferase 2-like isoform X2; translated protein: MTDSKSSEKNLRDGESDRLKKSKKKQKGEVAWKPEGPKDPFAMLDSLPEKKQQEIQRALHLFCTGPNLPKNLQQAKKHTYHFWDTQPVPKLGDLITTHGPIVEGEHSIRNEPYSLPQGFSWDTLDLSSPPVLRELCSLLNENYMEEDDNTIRFDFSQEYLQWALQPPPWLFQWNCGVRVDSNKKLVGFIAAVPVDVRIYEMKKQVAQVKFLCVHKKLRLKRMTPVLIRELTRRVNQQGLHQAVYTAGPVLPTPLSSCSQWLRPLNPLKLMEVNYPGLIKNMSLQRALKFNRLPEEVEHWLLPRENVIYTYVAEGDDGSLTDVVSFYSVSSSVLNHPVHTGLRAAHLLYIASTATELTKLMEDTLVLAKSHGFDIFSALNVMDNMSFLEKLKFTISDKSVHYYLYNWMCPPMSPDKIGLVLPN